Within Gilvibacter sp. SZ-19, the genomic segment ATATTAGATCTAAGTATGCCAGATATGAATGGTTGGGAAGTGTTGGAAGAATTTGAGCGCCTGCGCTTGTTTCATATGCATCGGATCGATGTCATCATTCTATCCAATTCAGATTATGACGAAGATATCATGCGTAGTGAGGTGAATCCGTTTTGCAAGGGATACATAGTTAAACCCTTGACAATAGAAAAACTCTCCAATGCTATAACCATTTTACGCAATGGTTTTATGGCTGGTTAAACAGACCTTATTGTAGTTTCTAATGCGGGGTTTTGGAAAGTTAAATTCGCTAAAACTCATTGACATATCCCCGCAGCCCAGCAGGTCGTTTTTGGAAACGTTTTTAAGATTAGTGAACAAAGAAGACCAATACGCTGAAACAAGCCCATCGCAAAGGATGGGCTTATTTTTTCTAAGAGCCCGATTTTCGGTGTTAATTCGTAAAAAGCACTATCTTTGGCCTGTCCTGATTACATCCCCCCTTTCCGCAAAACAGGGCAAACCCAACTGAAAAACCACACCAAAGCGAACAGAGAAACTGTTGGCCGTTAATTGCTGTTACAGCGCTAGCAATTAGTTTGTTATGCCAAAGGGGCAAAAAGAAAAGACCAAACAAATTCCTACGACTTATTTTCTTAGTAAGTCGCAAGAGAAGTATTTCAATACTGCTGGGTCAGCTCTGCTAGTACTAGAGTTAAAAACGGGTGCGATCTTAGCTGCAAACAAAGCTTTTGAGATTCTTAGCGGCCATAAAGTTGCTGCCTTGCTTAAGGAGCAATGGAAACTGCTCGACACCTTTAGAAATAAAAAACACCGCAAACAATTCAGTAGCTCATTGGCGCAACAAACTGGGAATTTCCCAAAGTTGGTATTCTTCACTACTGCCAATGGCGAGCGGCAGGTTGCTGAGTTGAACAAAGGTGAGGCCATTGCGCGTGGCTACGTGCTCATAACCGTAAGAGAAAGGCGATCACTTGAAGATATAATAGATCTCTTTAATAAGGAGCAACACCTTAAAGGGCAGTTTATTCACGGAATGAGCGATGGGATCGTTATTACAGACCCCAAGGGAAAATGTATCGATGTTAATCCTGCTTATTTGGAGATGACGGGAATCGAACGTCATGAAATTATGGGGCAAATGCCGCCTTATCATTGGGCGGGCGAGTTCTTCGAGGAATTAATTAGTCTGAGGGCGCCAGGCAAAGATTCTGCACAGTCCTCATTTGACGCCAATTTTATTAGAAAAGACGGTAGTCGTTTCCCTGTCTCCATAGCTACTTCGGTTTTATACGATTCTAATGGTAATGTTTCTTCTAACGTCAGTGTTGTTAGAGATCGCAGTAAACTTTCTCGTTCCGAAAACTTGTTAGAAAAACAAAAAGAATTCAGTGATCGAGTCATTCAAGGGCTGCAAGAGGGTCTTGCAATTATCGATGTTTCCGGTGAGTTTTTGGAAACTAATTTTGCCTTTTGCGAAATGTTGGGGTTGGAGCGAAGCGAGATTGTAGGTATGAAGCCGCCATATTCGTATTGGCCTCCCGAACATATAGACGAGATCAAAGAAGCCTTTAGTCAATTAAAAACTGGAAAGGACGAACAATTTCAACTCATCTTTATGCGTAAGAATGGGGAGCGTTTCCCAGTTTGGATCTCTGTTACCCACCTGCGCAATGAGAGGGGTGAGGTCACGACGCATATTGGCACCATTTCAGATATAACGGAACGCTATCAGTATGAGAATAAACTAAGATTGGCCAACGAGTTCTCTAGTTCACTGATAAATTCCTTGCACGAAGGGCTCATGGTAATGGATCTGAATTCTAAGATCATAGATGTCAACCCGGCCTTTTGTGAGATGCTTGGTTTTACAGAATCTGAATTACTCGGAATGCAGATGCCATTCGGTTTCTTACCCAAGGATAATAAAGAGGCTTTCAACGCTTGTTTGGATAAGGTCCTTGCCGGTAAGGCCGATGATCAGATGTATTTCGAGTTTCAAAAGAAAGATGGGGTCAAGTTTCCTATTTCTGCACAAAGTGCTGTCATAAGAGACAAAGAAGGCAATATCATAGCACATTACTGCACCATACAAGACATTTCAGATCAGGTTCGACTCATGGAGCAGAAGACCTTGCTAGCAGAACAATCCGATCGCAAGAAACAAGCTATTCTTGAGCTAGCTGGTTTAGTTGGCAGTGATTATATGACAGCTCTGCAACGCATTACCTCCTTGGCTGCTGAGATATTAGAAGTTGAGCGCGTAAGCGTATGGAAGTTGGACGATGACTTTTCGATGATCGTTTGTGAAGATCTATACAAACGCTCTGAAGACGAGCACGAAGAGGGTATGATACTCACAAGAGTTGACCATCCGGAGTATTTCCACTCGCTGTCTCAAAATAAGACCATAGCCGTAAGTGCTGCGCAGACTCATCCAGCCACACGCAGTTTTGCTACCAATTATTTAATACCCAATGGTATCACATCCATGATGGATGTTTTTGTACAAGGTTTAAATAAGGACCACGGGATTCTTTGCTTTGAACATGTGGGAGAAGCTCGCCAGTGGAAATCCGAAGAGGAACAGTTTGCGACTTCCATTGCCAGTCTGGTGTCTTTGATCATCCAAAGTCAGCAGCGCATAAAAGCAGAAAAAGAGTTACAGGCCGTAAACCAAGAATTGTCAGAAGCCTTTAAGGAATTGAACAAACTCAAGAACCAGTTGCAGGACCAGAACGTTTACCTCAGAAACGAGCTCGATATGGTCTTTAATTTTGAGGAGATGGTTTATGGAAGTGCGGCATTCAGTCAGGTCTTGACAGATCTGGAGCAGGTGGCGCCTACCCCTGCCGGAGTTCTACTTTTGGGGGAGTCGGGAACGGGAAAAGAACTTTTAGCTCGTGCAGTCCACAACTTGAGCGATAGACGAAATAATCCTTTGATTAAAGTGAACTGTGCGGCTATACCACAAGAGCTGATAGAAAGCGAGCTCTTCGGACATAAAAAAGGCTCGTTTACGGGGGCCATTGCCGATAAGATTGGTAAAGTAGAGCTTGCCCATGGAGGAAGTTTGTTCTTAGATGAAATTGGGGAATTGCCACTCAGTATGCAGCCAAAACTCTTACGTTTTTTGCAAGAAGGAGAAATTGAGATGATAGGCGACCCTAAAGTCCGAAAAGTAGATGTTAGGGTAATTGCTGCCACCAATAAAGATCTGAAAGAAGAGGTAGCCAAAAAACGATTCAGAGAAGACCTGTTCTTTAGGTTGAACGTGTTCCCAATTCATGTACCCGCTTTGCGCGAACGTCGGGAGGATATCCCTGTTCTAGTAGAGCACTTTGTAGACAAATACAGTAAAAGCTACCGAAAGAATATTCAGTACATCTCAGACACCACCATGCGTAAAATGAAATCCTACGACTGGCCGGGTAATGTTCGTGAACTGGAGAACATTGTTGAACGAGCGGTAATTCTTTGTAATTCTGATACTTTGAGAATTGTGGAATTTGAGACCCCTGGACAAACAGTAGGTGGAGCGCAGCAAAGAACCATTCAGCAGCAAACATTGTCACTAGATGAAGTGCAGCGCGATCATATCATAAAAGTATTGGAGCATTGTCAGT encodes:
- a CDS encoding response regulator encodes the protein MRSIEHIVLIDDNRTTHYLSKHLIKCFDPSIKTTCFSNGGSALAYFNSLSEYSNPQFRSIPSLVILDLSMPDMNGWEVLEEFERLRLFHMHRIDVIILSNSDYDEDIMRSEVNPFCKGYIVKPLTIEKLSNAITILRNGFMAG
- a CDS encoding sigma 54-interacting transcriptional regulator, producing the protein MPKGQKEKTKQIPTTYFLSKSQEKYFNTAGSALLVLELKTGAILAANKAFEILSGHKVAALLKEQWKLLDTFRNKKHRKQFSSSLAQQTGNFPKLVFFTTANGERQVAELNKGEAIARGYVLITVRERRSLEDIIDLFNKEQHLKGQFIHGMSDGIVITDPKGKCIDVNPAYLEMTGIERHEIMGQMPPYHWAGEFFEELISLRAPGKDSAQSSFDANFIRKDGSRFPVSIATSVLYDSNGNVSSNVSVVRDRSKLSRSENLLEKQKEFSDRVIQGLQEGLAIIDVSGEFLETNFAFCEMLGLERSEIVGMKPPYSYWPPEHIDEIKEAFSQLKTGKDEQFQLIFMRKNGERFPVWISVTHLRNERGEVTTHIGTISDITERYQYENKLRLANEFSSSLINSLHEGLMVMDLNSKIIDVNPAFCEMLGFTESELLGMQMPFGFLPKDNKEAFNACLDKVLAGKADDQMYFEFQKKDGVKFPISAQSAVIRDKEGNIIAHYCTIQDISDQVRLMEQKTLLAEQSDRKKQAILELAGLVGSDYMTALQRITSLAAEILEVERVSVWKLDDDFSMIVCEDLYKRSEDEHEEGMILTRVDHPEYFHSLSQNKTIAVSAAQTHPATRSFATNYLIPNGITSMMDVFVQGLNKDHGILCFEHVGEARQWKSEEEQFATSIASLVSLIIQSQQRIKAEKELQAVNQELSEAFKELNKLKNQLQDQNVYLRNELDMVFNFEEMVYGSAAFSQVLTDLEQVAPTPAGVLLLGESGTGKELLARAVHNLSDRRNNPLIKVNCAAIPQELIESELFGHKKGSFTGAIADKIGKVELAHGGSLFLDEIGELPLSMQPKLLRFLQEGEIEMIGDPKVRKVDVRVIAATNKDLKEEVAKKRFREDLFFRLNVFPIHVPALRERREDIPVLVEHFVDKYSKSYRKNIQYISDTTMRKMKSYDWPGNVRELENIVERAVILCNSDTLRIVEFETPGQTVGGAQQRTIQQQTLSLDEVQRDHIIKVLEHCQWVIDGETGAAHRLGLKPSTLRDRMKKLKIQRPI